The genomic DNA TTCAGCGGACAATTCTGTATCACGAATAGATGGGGGAAATCGTTACTCTTTATCTGTCAATGTGGCGAAAAAAGGTTGGGGAACAGCGAATACCGTTGTGCTAGTAGGGAAAAAAGCTTACGCTGATGCAACAGCAGCTGTCCCTTTAGCGTATCAACAT from Desertibacillus haloalkaliphilus includes the following:
- a CDS encoding cell wall-binding repeat-containing protein; protein product: MRSMIKTAILSLIAIFIIVPTASADNSVSRIDGGNRYSLSVNVAKKGWGTANTVVLVGKKAYADATAAVPLAYQH